A portion of the Stigmatella aurantiaca DW4/3-1 genome contains these proteins:
- a CDS encoding PQQ-binding-like beta-propeller repeat protein codes for MGWTWSVVAGLCVVAGCAPEEAGSLSTVGEPQSLPPSEAPGPLLEPPETPDSRSIASCSGPEETAQLAWSYVPRDDLALEFNGTLDAEGNLYATECPRFWDISEDGPLEQRICDVLSLTRDGATRYRRALSGTEYVHVDLISGGHLYGTFDRAAPRVSALAAADGSVLWTTPLTPLLDAGCTWAWVSAPVLAQSHIVVAVHAYGESVTCNALIALDAATGERSWQVNTPERLSQPIADAQGHLYTSTYDWGREQTQLRSYTAAGTPRWQTERAGHREPIAVNGETLLLSSEELADTGTGAFRASLDVAGIPHHRSEGELPFGPYPHGNVALGGKDLLALADGRCTGPSCPTEPHVSGQFFYGLDATDGALRWTLPVGSSPSAPLLTARGSLLLVDRPVPEDCEFGCQGEDSYFDSYLHEFSQEGEELAACKLQGQAPFVTPPALHQGRLFLGARLNWDAGNDSTVFLGLHAYELGAPTGPALSGWVTEGGGNGREGQPQ; via the coding sequence ATGGGTTGGACGTGGAGCGTGGTGGCGGGACTCTGTGTGGTGGCGGGGTGCGCCCCAGAGGAAGCAGGCTCTCTGTCCACGGTGGGGGAGCCTCAGTCCCTTCCCCCCTCCGAGGCGCCGGGGCCCCTGCTGGAGCCTCCAGAAACGCCGGACAGCCGGTCCATCGCGTCGTGCTCGGGCCCCGAGGAGACGGCCCAGCTGGCTTGGTCCTACGTCCCGCGCGACGATCTCGCGCTCGAGTTCAACGGAACCCTGGACGCCGAGGGAAACCTCTATGCCACGGAGTGTCCCCGCTTCTGGGACATCTCGGAGGACGGCCCCCTCGAGCAGCGCATCTGCGACGTCCTCTCGCTTACCCGGGACGGGGCCACGCGGTACCGGCGCGCCCTCTCGGGAACGGAGTACGTCCACGTGGACCTCATCTCCGGCGGACACCTCTACGGAACGTTCGATCGGGCCGCGCCCCGCGTCTCGGCGCTGGCGGCGGCGGACGGCAGCGTCCTCTGGACCACGCCCCTCACGCCCCTGCTCGACGCGGGGTGCACCTGGGCCTGGGTCTCCGCCCCCGTCCTCGCCCAGTCCCACATCGTGGTGGCCGTGCACGCCTATGGCGAGAGCGTGACGTGCAACGCGCTGATCGCCCTGGACGCGGCCACGGGTGAGCGCTCCTGGCAGGTGAACACCCCCGAGCGCCTGTCCCAGCCCATCGCCGATGCGCAGGGCCACCTCTACACGTCCACCTATGACTGGGGCCGCGAGCAAACCCAGTTGCGCTCCTATACGGCGGCCGGGACGCCCCGGTGGCAAACGGAGCGCGCAGGCCACCGGGAGCCCATCGCCGTGAACGGCGAAACGCTGCTGCTGTCGAGCGAGGAGCTCGCGGACACCGGAACCGGTGCCTTCCGGGCCTCGCTGGACGTTGCCGGTATCCCCCACCACCGCTCCGAGGGAGAGCTCCCCTTTGGCCCCTACCCGCACGGGAACGTGGCGCTCGGGGGCAAGGACCTGCTGGCCCTCGCGGATGGCCGGTGCACGGGGCCCTCATGCCCCACGGAGCCCCACGTGAGCGGCCAGTTCTTCTATGGACTGGACGCGACGGATGGCGCGCTCCGCTGGACGCTGCCCGTGGGCAGCTCGCCTTCCGCGCCCCTGCTCACCGCCCGGGGCTCGCTCCTGCTGGTGGATCGCCCCGTCCCGGAGGACTGCGAGTTCGGGTGCCAGGGGGAGGATTCCTACTTCGACTCCTACCTGCACGAGTTCTCCCAGGAGGGAGAGGAGCTGGCAGCCTGCAAACTCCAAGGCCAAGCGCCATTCGTGACGCCCCCGGCACTCCACCAGGGCCGGTTGTTCCTGGGCGCCCGGCTCAACTGGGACGCCGGCAATGACAGCACGGTCTTCCTGGGCCTTCACGCCTACGAGCTGGGAGCCCCCACGGGCCCTGCCCTCTCGGGCTGGGTGACCGAGGGCGGGGGCAACGGACGCGAAGGACAGCCCCAGTAA
- a CDS encoding SDR family NAD(P)-dependent oxidoreductase gives MTTPKKTAVVTGASRGIGREVALAFIREGYDVWALARSAEALEELRKEAGEALRPLAVDVANEAAVLEACRTVLQTGAPRVLVNNAGITLSAPLTKTRTEDLNRVMAVNVTAPFIFCRELIPSMVAAGGGRVISIGSITATRGARYTSAYCASKHALLGMTRALAVEYARKGVTVNQVNPGWVETDMFSSAVGSITQATGRTQEQAREALAAMNAMGRIILPHEVAAVCLFLASEAAAGITGAAYAIDGGEPG, from the coding sequence ATGACGACTCCCAAGAAGACGGCAGTGGTGACGGGTGCCAGCCGGGGCATCGGCCGGGAAGTGGCGCTGGCCTTCATCCGCGAGGGTTATGACGTGTGGGCGCTGGCCCGGTCCGCGGAGGCCCTGGAGGAGCTGCGGAAAGAGGCGGGCGAGGCGCTGCGCCCGCTGGCGGTGGATGTGGCGAACGAGGCCGCCGTGCTGGAGGCCTGCCGCACGGTGCTCCAGACGGGAGCGCCCCGGGTGCTGGTGAACAACGCGGGCATCACCCTGTCCGCCCCCCTGACGAAGACCCGCACGGAGGATCTGAACCGCGTCATGGCGGTGAACGTGACGGCGCCCTTCATCTTCTGCCGGGAGCTGATTCCCTCGATGGTGGCAGCGGGCGGCGGGCGCGTCATCAGCATCGGCTCCATCACGGCGACCCGCGGGGCCCGTTACACCTCCGCCTACTGCGCCTCGAAGCACGCCCTGCTCGGCATGACGCGGGCGCTCGCGGTGGAGTACGCGCGCAAGGGCGTGACGGTGAACCAGGTGAACCCAGGCTGGGTGGAGACGGACATGTTCTCCTCCGCCGTGGGCAGCATCACCCAGGCCACCGGGCGCACCCAGGAGCAGGCTCGCGAGGCGCTCGCGGCGATGAACGCCATGGGCCGGATCATCCTGCCCCACGAAGTGGCGGCCGTGTGTCTCTTCCTGGCATCGGAGGCCGCGGCGGGAATCACGGGCGCGGCCTACGCCATCGATGGCGGCGAGCCGGGCTGA
- a CDS encoding acyl-CoA dehydrogenase family protein, translating into MPRAEITDLLLIEELLTDEEKAARDTVARFVDKEVLPIIGHHFREGTFPAHLIPGLAEMGVLGANLQGYGCAGMNTVSYGLILQELERGDSGLRSFASVQGSLCMFPIHAYGSDEQKERLLPGMAQGRLIGCFGLTEPDFGSNPGGMRTRAVKDGDTWVLNGAKAWITNGAIADVAVVWAKTEEGGAESIRGFLVEKGMPGFTAREIPGKFSLRASVTSELSFQDVRVPGRNVLPKVTGLRGPLSCLNNARLGIAFAVTGAAIACFEGAREYALARKQFDGKSIAGYQLTQEKLADMLQEIVKAQLLALRLARLKDEGKATPVMVSLAKRNNVKAALDIARSARGVYGANGITDAYPPVRHMLNLESVFTYEGTHEVHTLVLGKAITGIDAFN; encoded by the coding sequence ATGCCGCGCGCGGAGATCACCGATCTGCTCCTCATCGAGGAGTTGCTGACGGACGAAGAGAAAGCGGCCCGCGACACCGTGGCCCGCTTCGTGGACAAGGAAGTGCTGCCCATCATCGGCCACCACTTTCGCGAGGGGACTTTTCCCGCGCACCTCATCCCAGGGCTCGCGGAGATGGGCGTGCTGGGCGCCAACCTCCAGGGCTACGGCTGCGCGGGGATGAACACCGTCAGCTATGGCCTCATCCTCCAGGAGTTGGAGCGAGGGGACTCCGGGCTGCGCTCCTTCGCCTCGGTGCAGGGCTCGCTGTGCATGTTTCCCATCCATGCCTACGGCAGCGATGAGCAGAAGGAGCGGTTGCTTCCGGGCATGGCCCAGGGGCGCCTCATCGGGTGCTTTGGCCTCACCGAGCCGGACTTCGGGTCCAACCCGGGCGGCATGCGGACCCGGGCGGTGAAGGACGGGGACACGTGGGTGCTCAACGGCGCCAAAGCGTGGATCACCAACGGCGCCATCGCGGATGTGGCGGTGGTGTGGGCCAAGACGGAGGAGGGGGGCGCCGAGTCCATCCGGGGCTTCCTGGTGGAGAAGGGGATGCCGGGGTTCACGGCGCGGGAGATTCCCGGCAAGTTCTCGCTGCGCGCCTCGGTGACGAGCGAGCTGTCCTTCCAGGACGTGCGAGTGCCCGGGCGCAATGTGCTGCCGAAGGTGACGGGCCTGCGCGGGCCTCTGTCTTGCCTCAACAACGCACGCCTGGGCATCGCCTTCGCGGTGACGGGGGCGGCCATCGCTTGCTTCGAGGGGGCGCGCGAGTACGCGCTGGCCCGCAAGCAGTTCGATGGCAAGTCCATTGCTGGCTACCAGCTCACCCAGGAGAAGCTGGCGGACATGCTGCAAGAGATCGTCAAGGCGCAGCTCCTGGCCCTGCGGCTGGCGCGGCTCAAGGACGAGGGCAAGGCAACCCCCGTGATGGTGAGCTTGGCCAAGCGCAACAACGTGAAGGCCGCGCTGGACATTGCCCGCTCGGCGCGTGGGGTGTACGGCGCCAACGGCATCACCGACGCGTACCCGCCGGTCCGGCACATGCTCAACCTGGAGAGCGTCTTCACCTACGAAGGCACCCATGAGGTGCACACGCTGGTGCTGGGCAAGGCCATCACCGGCATCGATGCCTTCAACTGA
- a CDS encoding DUF2058 family protein, protein MQNLRDKLLKAGLVSEDQAKKAETSAPAPRRPPPVQSQRPEGAAPRRDERPPRRDDRPPRRDDRPPRRDDERPPRREASRPPPGRPAPTASERPIPKLPPLPGSKAYQRIESKKQAELDKALRELVQGAQVATEPGETTFYFMTRKGKLRRLELSPTQAKQLEDGVLAVVERPEPAQIEHSLVPAATAEQMFTLSKKAVRFLNRKESPIGFMSDEDVKTQQAAEAAGTAPEIPDEPEADEGAPETESAAPTGEENAAPAPGNTEPQAS, encoded by the coding sequence ATGCAGAACCTGCGCGACAAACTCCTGAAAGCAGGCCTCGTATCCGAGGATCAGGCCAAGAAAGCAGAGACGAGCGCCCCGGCCCCCCGCCGCCCGCCCCCTGTCCAGTCGCAGCGCCCAGAGGGTGCGGCGCCTCGCCGGGACGAGCGGCCCCCGCGAAGGGACGATCGGCCTCCCCGCCGGGATGATCGGCCCCCGCGAAGGGACGACGAGCGCCCGCCCCGGCGAGAAGCGAGCCGTCCCCCTCCAGGACGCCCAGCGCCCACCGCCTCCGAGCGGCCCATCCCCAAGCTGCCCCCGCTTCCCGGCTCCAAGGCGTACCAGCGCATCGAGTCGAAGAAGCAGGCGGAGTTGGACAAGGCCCTGCGGGAGCTGGTGCAAGGCGCCCAGGTGGCCACCGAGCCCGGCGAGACGACGTTCTACTTCATGACCCGCAAGGGCAAGCTGCGCCGGCTGGAGCTGAGCCCCACCCAGGCAAAGCAGTTGGAGGATGGCGTGCTCGCGGTGGTGGAGCGTCCCGAACCGGCGCAGATTGAACACTCGCTCGTGCCAGCCGCCACGGCGGAGCAGATGTTCACGCTCTCGAAGAAGGCGGTGCGCTTCCTCAACCGCAAGGAGAGCCCCATCGGCTTCATGAGCGATGAGGACGTCAAGACGCAGCAGGCGGCGGAGGCCGCGGGCACCGCGCCGGAGATTCCGGACGAGCCCGAGGCCGACGAGGGCGCCCCCGAGACCGAGAGCGCCGCGCCCACGGGCGAGGAAAACGCCGCCCCGGCCCCCGGCAACACCGAGCCGCAAGCTTCGTAG
- a CDS encoding RNA polymerase sigma factor yields MLASCEAKLEERARFLCRGRNPSDARDLLQDTYERAFRAFHTYDRNAPPMPWLASILVRRFLDMCRHDKRHPEQEFTEALDQAREEAEPAEPWGGYTLDDVWRAVDLLPEEFRDVVRLKDMEGLSYAQIGKRLGIAPMTVGTRIFRARKKLKEILLKQAEKGGGR; encoded by the coding sequence GTGCTCGCCAGCTGCGAGGCGAAGCTGGAGGAACGGGCCCGCTTCCTGTGCCGGGGCCGCAACCCCTCGGATGCCCGGGATCTCTTGCAGGACACCTACGAGCGGGCCTTCCGCGCCTTCCATACGTACGACCGGAATGCGCCCCCGATGCCGTGGTTGGCGTCCATCCTCGTCCGGCGGTTTCTCGACATGTGCCGGCACGACAAGCGCCACCCCGAGCAGGAGTTCACCGAGGCCTTGGACCAGGCGCGCGAGGAGGCCGAGCCCGCCGAGCCCTGGGGGGGCTACACGCTGGACGATGTCTGGCGAGCCGTGGACCTGCTGCCCGAAGAGTTCAGGGACGTGGTGCGATTGAAGGACATGGAAGGGCTCTCGTACGCCCAGATCGGCAAGCGCCTGGGCATCGCGCCCATGACGGTGGGCACTCGGATCTTCCGGGCGCGCAAGAAGCTCAAGGAGATCCTCCTGAAGCAGGCGGAGAAGGGGGGCGGGCGATGA
- a CDS encoding CHAT domain-containing protein, with translation MTPACEQLAAFVDGELSPQEAAAFQEHLTGCEDCQAGLMDQVQASVAVHAAGETSRKGTRTPFQPMWAQRRTRVLAYSVGAVAVLLLGVLAVRGAGAPPKDPLLLAMAETRPLEGWLSYPGADRHRPLATMRSGAVGTAALDHRILAELEDRGDFHGVATAYLRAGEFARAEQFLDRVPSSPEVDSDRALAALGRGEHERALGLLEHALAAAPESLRVHWNRGVVLRAMSLELAASAEFQQVADKAEPGWSEEARQLAGGLRATAEARRQSWQSLTEAGQALAFQGTPMPATMVHRNPGRVRLYLYHALRTAVSREQVLALLPLAQSLDQVSRTRTASSSVQSVAQANFTKRAPLAETYRALLSDPGALPPPAAAAYLERLRRSGEQDLLLGAILLLGAERRHLAEVERLVQGSEDVLWYRGPLVKAQASEEMARGAGLAAEQRLRDAVEEYRRAGLDYRSISLQEELSTLYNKLDRRREAMQVAREALEAARRTDDWFHEDLLVFDLVTSARLSHEPALARAYLDEYLRRSPEDCARRAEYHYFRALLAVEALDATGARREVAQAQTCPAAPTLFEIAVYGDLLRFGATEAERARAEDRIRLLRQDTSLEPDQRLLLEHLAGRILIERDRPAGQRILREVIAGAEPLRATHIEARKAWSHSYQALVRDAGKAGEFDAAIALLSAELERAAPPACLLAVAGQDERVLFVARGPQGDLRGAYLEGLTRSLHETVPPVPAALRAVLEGCDTVKVLAEPLLQGRPGLLGPDQAWSYLAPKVRGPHAPAAGTSFKHVVVSAVEPPASLGLPHLLPWSRPPELGEVHLRGPSATPEAVLAELTDATQVEFHAHGLSRLGFSDASFLALSPGADGRYALTAADLQGRSLRGAPLVLLAACEANVGALRYHDVWSLPAAFVQAGASSVVAPSSLVPDAEVGTFFQELLERVDGGATAAQALRDTRVAWLQKKPTRWVEDLVVFE, from the coding sequence ATGACACCTGCCTGCGAGCAATTGGCCGCCTTCGTGGACGGCGAGCTTTCCCCCCAGGAGGCGGCGGCCTTCCAGGAGCACCTGACGGGCTGTGAGGACTGTCAGGCGGGGCTGATGGACCAGGTTCAGGCCAGCGTCGCCGTGCACGCCGCCGGTGAGACGTCCCGGAAGGGCACCCGGACGCCCTTCCAGCCCATGTGGGCCCAGCGGCGGACCCGCGTCCTGGCCTACTCCGTGGGGGCCGTGGCCGTGCTGCTGCTGGGTGTCCTGGCGGTGCGTGGGGCAGGGGCTCCCCCGAAGGATCCGCTGCTGCTGGCCATGGCGGAGACGCGGCCGCTGGAAGGATGGCTCAGCTATCCGGGCGCGGATCGCCACCGTCCCCTGGCCACGATGCGCAGCGGTGCCGTGGGCACGGCGGCGCTGGATCACCGGATCCTGGCGGAGCTCGAGGATCGCGGGGACTTCCACGGGGTGGCGACGGCCTACCTGCGCGCCGGGGAGTTCGCGCGCGCCGAGCAGTTCCTGGACCGCGTGCCCTCCTCGCCCGAGGTGGACAGCGACCGCGCATTGGCGGCGCTGGGGCGGGGAGAGCACGAGCGGGCGCTGGGGCTGTTGGAGCACGCGCTGGCGGCGGCCCCCGAGAGCCTGCGGGTGCACTGGAACCGGGGCGTCGTGCTCCGGGCGATGTCCTTGGAGCTGGCCGCGTCGGCCGAGTTCCAGCAGGTCGCGGACAAGGCCGAGCCGGGCTGGAGCGAGGAGGCCCGGCAACTCGCGGGCGGGCTCCGCGCCACCGCGGAAGCGCGCCGGCAATCGTGGCAGTCCCTGACCGAGGCGGGGCAGGCGCTTGCCTTCCAGGGAACGCCCATGCCCGCGACGATGGTGCACCGCAACCCGGGAAGGGTGCGGCTGTACCTGTACCATGCGCTCCGGACCGCGGTGTCGCGGGAGCAGGTGCTCGCGCTGCTGCCGCTGGCCCAGTCGCTGGACCAGGTGTCCCGGACGCGCACCGCGTCCAGTTCCGTGCAGAGCGTCGCCCAGGCGAACTTCACGAAGCGGGCGCCCCTGGCGGAGACGTACCGCGCGCTGTTGTCGGATCCAGGGGCGCTGCCACCTCCGGCGGCGGCGGCCTACCTGGAGCGGCTCCGGCGCTCGGGGGAGCAAGACCTGCTCCTGGGAGCCATCCTGCTGCTCGGGGCCGAGCGTCGTCACCTTGCCGAAGTGGAGCGGCTCGTTCAGGGGTCGGAGGACGTCCTCTGGTACCGGGGGCCCCTGGTGAAGGCCCAGGCCTCGGAGGAGATGGCGCGGGGCGCGGGCCTCGCGGCCGAGCAGCGGCTCCGGGACGCGGTGGAGGAGTACCGCCGGGCAGGCCTGGACTACCGGAGCATCTCGCTCCAGGAAGAGCTCAGCACCCTCTACAACAAACTGGATCGCCGCCGGGAGGCCATGCAGGTGGCGCGCGAGGCGCTGGAGGCCGCTCGCCGGACCGATGACTGGTTCCACGAGGATCTGCTCGTCTTCGATCTGGTGACCAGTGCCAGGTTGAGCCATGAGCCCGCGCTGGCCCGGGCCTACCTGGACGAGTACCTGCGGCGCTCCCCGGAAGACTGCGCGAGGCGCGCGGAGTACCACTATTTCCGGGCCCTGCTGGCCGTGGAGGCGCTGGATGCCACGGGGGCGCGGCGTGAGGTGGCCCAGGCTCAGACGTGCCCGGCGGCCCCGACGCTGTTCGAGATCGCCGTCTACGGTGACCTGCTCCGCTTTGGAGCGACCGAGGCCGAGCGGGCGCGGGCCGAGGACCGGATTCGCCTCCTCCGCCAGGACACCTCGCTTGAGCCGGACCAGCGCCTGCTGTTGGAGCACCTCGCGGGCCGCATCCTTATCGAGAGGGATCGCCCCGCGGGACAACGGATCCTGCGGGAGGTCATCGCCGGGGCAGAGCCACTGAGGGCAACCCATATCGAGGCGCGCAAGGCCTGGTCACACAGCTACCAGGCCTTGGTCAGGGACGCGGGCAAAGCCGGGGAGTTCGACGCGGCCATCGCCCTGCTCTCCGCTGAACTCGAGCGTGCCGCGCCGCCGGCGTGCCTGCTCGCCGTGGCCGGCCAGGACGAGCGGGTCCTCTTCGTCGCGCGAGGCCCCCAGGGGGACTTGCGGGGGGCGTACCTGGAGGGGCTCACCCGCTCCCTGCACGAGACGGTTCCCCCAGTCCCCGCCGCGCTTCGGGCCGTGCTCGAGGGCTGTGACACGGTGAAGGTGCTCGCGGAGCCCCTGCTTCAGGGACGGCCGGGCCTGCTGGGGCCGGACCAGGCTTGGAGCTACCTGGCCCCCAAGGTCCGGGGACCGCATGCCCCGGCTGCGGGGACCTCGTTCAAACACGTGGTGGTCTCGGCCGTGGAGCCGCCCGCCTCGCTGGGCCTGCCTCACTTGCTTCCCTGGAGCCGTCCGCCGGAGTTGGGCGAAGTCCACCTGCGGGGCCCCTCCGCGACCCCGGAGGCCGTGCTGGCCGAGCTCACCGATGCCACCCAGGTGGAGTTTCATGCGCATGGCCTGAGCCGCCTGGGCTTCTCCGATGCGTCGTTTCTGGCGCTTTCTCCGGGAGCCGATGGCCGCTACGCGCTGACGGCGGCGGACCTTCAGGGCCGCTCCCTGCGCGGGGCCCCGCTGGTGTTGCTGGCGGCGTGCGAGGCCAATGTGGGGGCGCTGCGCTACCACGATGTGTGGAGTTTGCCCGCGGCCTTCGTCCAGGCGGGCGCGAGCTCGGTGGTGGCCCCGTCTTCCCTGGTGCCGGATGCCGAAGTGGGCACTTTCTTCCAGGAACTGCTCGAGCGCGTCGATGGGGGGGCCACCGCTGCTCAGGCCTTGCGCGACACCCGGGTGGCCTGGCTCCAGAAGAAGCCTACGCGTTGGGTAGAGGACCTGGTGGTGTTCGAATAA
- the purU gene encoding formyltetrahydrofolate deformylase, protein MNASRTAGLQPLALMTTQFETTARLLITCPDRPGIVSAVTTFLYHHGANVTELDQYSTDPSGGRFFMRLEFQTPHLDVSRATLKQSFGDVVGQRFEMDWRLSFAADKPRMGVLVSKHDHALMDLLWRWQRGELRVDLPLVISNHPDLREAVERFGVRFEHVPVEAATHAESEARMLALLEGQVDFVVLARYMRILSAGFVSHYPQRIINIHHSFLPAFVGADPYKQAYERGVKLIGATAHYVTSELDQGPIIEQDTARVSHRHAVPELRHLGRDLERQVLARAVRWHAEDRIIVDGNKTIVFA, encoded by the coding sequence ATGAACGCTTCCCGTACCGCTGGCCTTCAGCCCCTGGCGCTCATGACCACCCAATTCGAGACGACGGCCCGTTTGCTCATCACCTGCCCCGACCGCCCCGGCATCGTCTCGGCGGTCACCACGTTCCTGTACCACCATGGCGCCAACGTCACCGAGCTGGATCAATACTCCACCGATCCGTCGGGAGGCCGCTTCTTCATGCGCCTGGAGTTCCAGACGCCCCACCTGGACGTGTCCCGGGCCACGCTGAAGCAGTCGTTCGGAGACGTCGTGGGCCAGCGCTTCGAGATGGACTGGCGCCTGAGCTTCGCCGCCGACAAGCCCCGCATGGGCGTCCTCGTCTCGAAGCATGACCATGCGCTGATGGATCTGCTCTGGCGCTGGCAGCGCGGGGAGCTCCGGGTGGACCTGCCCCTGGTCATCTCCAACCACCCGGACCTCCGGGAGGCGGTGGAGCGCTTCGGGGTGCGCTTCGAGCACGTCCCGGTCGAAGCGGCCACCCACGCGGAGTCAGAGGCCCGCATGCTGGCGCTGCTGGAAGGCCAGGTGGATTTCGTCGTGCTCGCGCGCTACATGCGCATCCTCTCGGCGGGGTTCGTGTCGCACTACCCCCAGCGCATCATCAACATCCACCACTCCTTCCTGCCGGCCTTCGTCGGCGCGGATCCGTACAAGCAGGCGTATGAGCGGGGGGTGAAGCTGATTGGCGCCACGGCGCACTACGTGACATCCGAGCTGGACCAAGGCCCCATCATCGAGCAGGACACCGCCCGGGTGTCCCACCGCCATGCGGTGCCCGAACTGCGCCACCTCGGCAGGGACCTGGAGCGGCAGGTGCTGGCACGCGCCGTGCGCTGGCACGCCGAGGATCGCATCATCGTCGATGGCAACAAGACCATCGTCTTCGCCTGA
- a CDS encoding deoxyribodipyrimidine photo-lyase, with translation MARRKVEESRLKRLKDHAAKGGDYVLYWMQQSARAEHNPALEYAIQQANAAKLPLLVGYGLMDGYPEANVRHYRFLLEGLQDCQRTLAHRKIPFALQRGPPDEVALKLSRQAALVVCDRGYLRHQKQWRQTLAAKASCPVVQVEADVVVPVEAASGKAEYAARTLRPKIHRLWEEYLVRPTSTPLEVDSLKLGVKGLNLDDVGAVLDRMALDRSVPPVHHFFRGGTSEAKRVLRGFVTRHLPEYQENRPHPETDHVSHMSKYLHFGQISPVVVALAAREARALRPQRDTFLEELIVRRELAQNFAEYTPQYDDYTSLPAWARKTLAAHAGDKRPFHYTKAQLEQARTHDPYWNAAMREMRYTGYMHNAMRMYWGKKILEWGRTPEEAYRTALTLNNTYFLDGRDANSFTNIGWVFGLHDRPWGRRAIYGTVRSMSAKGLERKADMEAYLAKVDALVEEAKAAGVRFAED, from the coding sequence ATGGCACGCAGGAAGGTCGAGGAGAGTCGGCTCAAGCGGCTCAAGGACCATGCAGCGAAGGGCGGTGACTACGTTCTCTACTGGATGCAGCAGAGCGCCCGGGCGGAGCACAACCCCGCCCTGGAATATGCGATCCAGCAGGCCAACGCCGCGAAGCTCCCGTTGTTGGTGGGTTACGGGCTCATGGACGGCTACCCCGAGGCCAATGTCCGCCACTACCGCTTTCTGCTGGAGGGGCTCCAGGACTGCCAGCGGACGCTGGCGCACCGGAAGATCCCCTTCGCGCTCCAACGGGGCCCGCCGGACGAGGTCGCGCTGAAGCTCTCACGGCAGGCGGCGCTCGTGGTCTGCGACCGGGGCTACTTGCGGCACCAGAAACAGTGGCGCCAGACGCTGGCCGCGAAGGCCTCCTGCCCGGTGGTGCAGGTGGAAGCGGACGTGGTGGTGCCGGTGGAGGCCGCTTCGGGCAAGGCGGAGTACGCGGCCCGCACCCTCCGGCCGAAGATTCACCGTCTCTGGGAGGAGTACCTGGTGAGGCCCACGTCCACGCCCCTCGAGGTGGACTCCCTGAAGCTGGGGGTGAAGGGACTGAACCTGGACGATGTCGGCGCGGTGCTGGATCGGATGGCGCTGGACCGCTCGGTGCCCCCGGTGCACCACTTCTTCCGGGGGGGCACAAGCGAGGCGAAACGGGTGCTGCGAGGGTTTGTCACCCGGCACCTGCCCGAGTATCAGGAGAACCGTCCGCACCCCGAGACGGACCACGTCTCGCACATGAGCAAGTACCTCCACTTCGGACAGATCAGCCCGGTGGTGGTGGCGCTCGCGGCCCGGGAGGCCCGGGCCCTGCGGCCTCAGCGGGACACGTTCCTGGAGGAACTCATCGTCCGGCGGGAGCTGGCGCAGAACTTCGCCGAGTACACGCCCCAGTACGATGATTACACGAGCCTCCCGGCATGGGCGCGCAAGACGCTGGCGGCCCATGCGGGCGACAAGCGCCCCTTCCACTACACGAAGGCGCAACTCGAACAGGCGCGCACGCATGATCCCTACTGGAACGCCGCCATGCGGGAGATGCGGTACACGGGCTACATGCACAACGCCATGCGCATGTACTGGGGAAAGAAAATCCTCGAGTGGGGCCGCACCCCCGAGGAGGCGTACCGGACGGCGTTGACGCTCAACAACACGTACTTCCTGGACGGCCGCGACGCGAACTCCTTCACCAACATTGGGTGGGTCTTCGGCCTGCATGACCGCCCCTGGGGACGGCGCGCCATCTACGGCACCGTGCGCTCCATGTCCGCGAAGGGACTGGAGCGAAAAGCAGACATGGAAGCCTATCTCGCGAAGGTTGACGCGCTCGTGGAGGAAGCGAAGGCCGCGGGGGTGCGCTTCGCGGAGGACTGA